The following DNA comes from Miscanthus floridulus cultivar M001 chromosome 5, ASM1932011v1, whole genome shotgun sequence.
ACGCGATCGATGTTTTATGGTCGTCATGCACGTGTCTGGGTGATAACTTGTAACCTCACATGTCTGGGAGAGGCTAGTAATAAACTAATAATTAGTAAGACGGATGGGAGTTTCGTAGCTGTAGTTGTTGAAGAAGGAAGAGGCGAAGAGCCGACGAGCTAGCTAGTCCAGTACAGTCCACACAAGCTGATCGCTCCTCAGTCATCCAACTTGCCAATGTAGCAGCGTGAAACAAATTAAGGTGCTCGGTCGATGACTGTTACCTGGAATTTAATACGTACACTGGGGTGGATAGAGAAACGCGGCTGTAGCTAGATCTGTATAGGAGGATGGATCGGATGAAGATACACCGCCTACGTTCAATTATGTTTGCTAGTAGTATAAAACTTTGCACGAGTCACTCGTGCCAGAGCTCCTGAAGCAGACACTCATGCCATGCATCTAGCTTCGTCCATgtgtttttctttcctttttgggATGAATTATAGTGTGCTTAATTCCTTTGCAAATTGCACAGCTCGACTTCTGGGTTTCGACAACTTCATCCCGCCGTTCGCCGCAACGAGCGGGGACCAGCTCCTCGGCGGCGCCAActtcgcctccgccgccgccggcatcCGCGCCGAGACCGGCCAACAGCTGGTATGTATGCTAGCGAATCCAATGCGTGATGAGAAAAGACAAAACCAACAAGGGAACAACCACTAACTAGCTAGTGTATTGCACGCTTTCTTTATGCAGGGCGGTCGGATCCCGTTCGCGGGGCAGGTGCAGAACTACCAGACGGCGGTGCAGACGCTTGTGAGCATCCTGGGCGACCAGGACACGGCGTCGGATCACCTGAGCCAGTGCATCTTCAGCATCGGCATGGGCAGCAACGACTACCTCAACAACTACTTCATGCCGGCCTTCTACAACACGGGCAGCCGGTACACGCCCGAGCAGTTCGCCGACTCGCTCATCGCCGACTACCGCCGCCACCTGCAGACGCTCTACAGATACGGCGCGCGCAAGGTGGTCATGATCGGCGTGGGGCAGGTCGGGTGCGCCCCCAACGAGCTGGCGCGCTACAGAGCCGACGGCGTCACCTGCGTCGGCCACATCGACGACGCCATCCAGATGTTCAACCGCCGCCTCGTCGGCCTCGTCGACGAGTTCAACGCGCTGCCCGGCGCGCACTTCACCTTCATCAACGCCTAcaacatcttcgatgacatcctcGCCAACGCCGCCTCCTACGGTAATTAATTACTAGTAAATATATACACAGTCTGTGAAATTGGTTGGACCCGACGACGATCATATCGATCGATCACCGTGCGTGCATGGCGTACGTGCGTGCAGGGTTCACGGTGACCAACGCCGGGTGCTGCGGGGTGGGCAGGAACAACGGGCAGGTGACGTGCCTGCCGTACCAGGCGCCGTGCGCCAACAGGGACCAGCACATCTTCTGGGACGCGTTCCACCCGTCGGAGGCGGCCAACATCATCGTCGGACGCCGGTCCTACCGCGCCGAGTCGCCCAACGACGTCTACCCGATGGACATCAGCACGCTCGCCTCCATCTGATCCGATCCGTCCAAATTATAACAGCAGTTCAGTTCATTCCCCTAATATAGTCCAAACGGGGCTCCAATATTATTTCCTGTACAAGCTCTTATATCTGTAATTTTTGCAACTCATACTTTGGTGTATTTGCATCGGATACTTAGAAAAATAATTGATGCACTTTTTTTCGTTTTTAATTAATGCTCATGCGTGCCTGAATCGGCAAAAGATCAAAATTAAACAGGCACCAATCACATGTTCTGGTAATTTAATCAGACAGATAAATTTGTTGTGTGGTTGCATACGGACAGACGTATTTAGCTGATATAAAGGATTTCACAAGTACACCAAATTTGCAGCTTCATTCAAACCATGTTCTCATGAGTCATGAGCCCATGGCATCTTTTCTTGAACTGTTGGCAAGCCCGACGTAAAGATCAATCACACACGCATACCATGTCTGCACAAGTAATTACACAATGCGACCGATAGAAATACAGCAATCCACGCCAGGCAATTCAGATTGCTTCGCCTTCACCCCATCTGAATTCTGAAACTATGAATTGAATTCCTTCAGTTCAGCGCACGCTAAGCTAGGTCCTCTTGGCTTCCTCTTCAGCCTGCACCAGTTTCAGATGCTTCTCCGTCAGAAGAAAAAAAGGCgattccaaaatcatcaccaaaaaATGAAATGAACCCTGGAcgacgaagaaagaagaactcACAGCTCGGATGATCTTGTCGAGCGCGTCGGGCCCGTGCGTCTCGATGAAGCGCTCGACAGACTTGCGCGCGTCGAGGCTCATCATCTGCAGCACCCGGCGCTGGCGCTCGTTGTAGTTCGGGTTCACGTAGTTGCCGATCTTGAAGTAGCGCCGGACGTGCGTTTCGTAGATGTAGGCTGCGCCGTTGAAGATGGGCAGCACCAGCCAGCAGCAGAAGAGCAGCTTCATGTACGGCCACAGGGGAAACCTGAGAAAAGATCAAAAGAACCGCCGCGCGCTTAAGGTGAATTCTTTGTTCTCGGGGTCTCAGGCGCTCAGCGTGTGGCCACCGGAAGAATCAAACTTACCACTGCAGCACTTTCCAGCATGAGAGCTCGAAGAGGGTGATCAGGGAGTACAGGACCCAGTAGGTGAGCCATTGCTGATCGTCCAGGGAAGAAGGGCTCTCTATGGCGCGCATGGACGCGTACCTGTTAAttttgaagaagaaaaaaagagaaacaaaCTCTATTAGCATTTAGCACACGGTACTGTGGTGATTGTGTCTCAGCTGAAGGAGTGGATTATTACTTACAGAGGATAAAGCAGCATGATCCCTGGCCTGTCCGCGTCCGATGCAGAAAGGAATTATGGAAATGGTCAGAGTTAATATGAATCAGAGAACAGAACAAGGCCAAAAGGCTTTGGGGCAGCCATTGTTGCCAGGACATGCATTGAAACATAAACACTCCAGGCATGCAGAGCTTACCCAACAAGGGCGTCCAGATTTCTAGCAAGGGTACCAAGAACACCCATGATCCGTTGTCACAACTTGCGACCAGATTGCTCTAAGGTTTCTTGATCTCCTCGTTTTGAGATTCTCACTTGTGAGAAGCTTGGCCTGACGTTCTTGATCTCCTTCCCGTTTTGCGACGGTGTAGATGACAAGGGATGCGCAGATGGATTTATACTTCTGTGAAGGTTGTTTGATATTGTGGGGATTAAAGGAGGAGAGGAAGAAAGGCATCCGTGCTGATACCATGCAAAGTCTTCTTTACTCTTGGTTCAAGGAAAGTACGAACATTGCAGTTGGAAAGGTCTGAAGCAACTGCGTGCATCACCAGTAACCTTTTTCCTAGGTTGTAGGATCAGAGGGGTCCCAACAGTGAAGCTGCAGAAGTTTTTTTAGTGGGAATCAAGGAGCCAGCAGCTATCATTTGCACCGCAGCTGATTACCATAAAGGCCAAGACTGATGAATCTGGCATAGGACCATTTCATTCTGAATGTTCGCTTCGACTATCTTTCAAATGTAAGAGCCAAAAAGGTGAAACGTGCAGCTTTGTAACAGCAGTGACTAATAATTGCAAATCAATCACGTGCAGCATCCGAAAGTTTGCATGATGGCTTACAGAAGCTGACTGAAAGTAAATTTTATGCTTTACTTTCAAGCTTATAAATAATACAGTACACCGTCTGTGAAATTGAACGGCTGCCCATTCAAGTGGGTTCATAGCAAATACGGCTTAGTCTTAGAAATTGAATGCCCACAAAACACTCAAGTAGCTACAATCTGTACAGTTGAACTGTCCTCAAGCTTTTGTCAGATATGGCATGACATGTAATCAAACAATCAAATAACCTTGCACATTTGACCGGAAAATTACAAGAATAAAGCAATCCATCAATTGCTAAACTAACATGTTCAGAAATGTAGACCTCTTACAAGTTTCCTGTGCCTGACTGTTTGAATACTGAAAAACTCCAGAGCTATCTTCAATGAGGACGCCTTATTATTATTTTCTTGCTTTCCACTATAATACAACTGAATTGACACCACTATCAACTGAAAATTTGGTGGAGTATAGCAGTTTGGAATGATCATTCAGGTTTAGAAATGCTTCGACATGGTATTAGCCCCTGCAACCAACCCAGGACTAGACCATGTTTGAATAGGCGGAACTGGACCAGAACTGGCCCTTGGATTGTTGCTTTCATTTCTTGACGTTTGAACAGCATCTCTTGCTATTcttttactaaaatcaagtacctGAGGACCAACTGCATCACTAAGTGACCAGCCAGGTGAATGGTTCACAAAGTTTGGGCCCATAGACATAAAATCCTGTGTATCTGTATCAAGTTGTCTCTTTGCAGGTTTTTGTGAAACATTATCAGTCACATAAGCTGTTCTGTTGCTTATTGGCTTTGCAGGTTGCTGTGAAACAATATCTGCATAAGCTGGTCTATTGCTTATTGGTTCGGCAAAGCTAGCAACCTTCCTGCCATCTGCATTTGAAAGACTGCCCGCACAAGCTGCTCTGCCTGTTGAAACAGACTCATTAGCCAAACCAGTTGCAAGAGAAAGACTCAGTCCAGGAGAAGAGCTTCTGGACAAACAATTATTCACACCATACTCAAAAAAGGATATGGCAGGTGCAGAAGATGACTCCGCGCCAGGTATCTGGTAGGGTTGGCGAATAGGCATAGAACTAGGATCATCGTAAGACAACAAACTTGATTTCTGATACTTTTCCTTCATGCTTGCATTTAGCAACGATTTTGGAACCAGGGAAGATTGGTTCGCTGCTGGATCCACAAAACACTGATCTTTCCTACTCATGTGTGCTGCATGAGTCCACAAATGAGACTGTTGATTCTGAGGAATGCTTATCAAATGAGGTGGTTGATGTAGCTCTAGATGCCTGGTCTGAGAGTTGGTGCAGACTACAGCTGCCTTATTGAATTCAGCTTGACGAACAAACTGATTACCAAAATTCCAAGTGCAATCTTTCACTGTTGGAGCACTATTTATTGGTTGTGGCCTTTGGTTATGGAGGCCACTGAAAGTTGTATTTTGCCCTGGCACGCTATTGTTGGGAATCCTTGCCAAAAAATCTGAAGAATTGTTTAGATGCACTCTTGGTGTCACAGAATCCTGACAAGGGAATGATCTCTTTTGGGGTAACTGACATGAGATTGTGGATAGGCGGCTTGTTTCAATGGCAACATTGTCAGGACTCACTTGATCCATGGTCGATACATTATGATCCTTGCTATGTAAGCAAACTGAGACGGTCTTACCCATCAAACGAACCGTGGGTTGCTGCAGATGATGATCACCTGGGCCCCCATAACCATCCAGAGCTGGTTTCCCAACTTGAGAGCTGCTTCGACCAATCTGTTTCTGACCTTGCATTACATAGGTCATGCCACTCAACAACTGTTGTTTCTGATATCTTACTGCGTTCATTGACTCTGCATTACTAAACCTGTTTTCACCTATCTTTACATTGCAGTTTGAGATCTCCATTCTTTCAAGGCCCGGTAGCTTCATAAAAGCCATCCCAATGTTAGCAGGACTGCAAATTGGGTGAAGTTTTGAAAGCGAGCTACCCTGGTTATCTGTAGATAGTGCCGCACATGAATCCACATGTTTCCTACTTCCATGGCACACATTAGTTCTGAAGTTACCAGGTCTGGTAGTTGGGACGCATTCCTTGGCAGGCATACTTCTGAATGAAGACATGTCATTTGAATCAACTCTTGTGCTGAAAACTGTATGTGATACTGCAGAGGGCAACACGCTAGCTTGATATGAAAGTTGGTTGGCAGGCACAGGTAGTGCAACCACTGCAGTGATCTCAGTACTCTTCTTGCCCTTAACTGGTGCATCTTTATATTTAGTTTCTTCAGCTCTGGTTCTCATGGCAGGTGGACTGCTAGTAGAATTTGTACCATGTTTTTTTATTTCCTGAGAGCAGTTTTTGTTCACATCAAAACAACCCTGCAGAGGGTTACCAGAACCACATTTTGACCTCAGAACAGAATGAGAACCTAAAGCAGACACGTCAGTAAATTTCAACTGCATATCACCAAGACCTGGTTTCACCATATtgatgttcttatgatttggcaGACCATCAATTCCAACAGTGGATGGGTGACTCCCTGCCACATCATTGTGGGAGATGCATGCTGGCTCAGTGTCTTCACTTTTCGCCAAGTCTTCAAGAGGAGATGGCGTCTGAGCAGTGATGTCAGATGCATCTATCAGCTCCAAGGGTACAGCTTCTGGTATAGAATCTGCTTCGGTTTGATTTGTTATAAATGATTCTTCTATAACAGTTGGAAGTTCATGAACACCAGTCCGAAACATAATCTTGGAGCTTTCTAATTCGAGGAGAGGGAGATCTCCAAAGATATCATCTTTGAGCCCTGTGGAAGTTTTCACCATTTCATAGCCAGTATTTGTAGGATTATTAGTTGAACCATTGACTTCTATGACTTGCTTATTTACAGAGGAAACTTCCTTTATCCCCAAGAGGTCACTATTCATTTCACTAGAAGGGTCCGTTCTTTCTTTGTTTCGCTTATTCACGCTGTTTTCATGAGTTGGCATGCGATCACGTGCCTCTTCCAGTTTCTTCCTTAGTTCAAGTTCTGTACTTGTATGGACAGTAGAACTTTTATGCTTTCTCCGCAATGCTATATGCAACTTGTGTTCATGCAAACGAGATGTTGACTGAGGCTTAGCAGTTCTCTCCTGTTAATGAACATGTATTACTTACTATGAGCTGAAAATAAGGAGCGAAGCTTCATAGAGGGAAAATGAATATTTATGCATTTTGGTTGTAGATTGTTCAAAAGCAGTTCGTGAGAATACTATCGTGAATGCATCTCCAATACATTTTGTTACACTATCTCTAGCACAAAAGAATGAGAACAAGATTTCTTCCTGGAAATGCCTAGCTGGTGGAGAGTAGTTTAGTTTAGATAAAGTTGAATTATGGCTTACAACTCATCAGAGTTCTAGAACATGATTTGGTGGGGGGGATCATTATTCATTAATATGCTCAGTGTTTAAAGATGGTAACACTCCTCCACTAGCATTAATTGATCAAGAACAAAATCCTACAGCAGGTAATTCACAATTTTTCAACCCGCTGCGTTGCACTATGCCACTATCTGGGCATCGTTCAGTACATTGCATACAACTTTGATGTTAATAGGCTCAGTGTTTAAAGATGGTAACACTCCTCCactagaattaattgattaagaACAAAATCCTACAGCAGGAAATTCACAATTTTTCAACACGCTGCGTTGCGCTATGCCACTATCTGGGCATTGTTCAGTACTTTGTAAGAACAGATTTCTTGCACATTGTTGATTGTTCAGTACAATGTGCTTGTGGCTCACCCTAAACCTAAAAGTCTAAAACCTACCAGCCCACCAAGCTAAAGCACATGCACCCATGAAGCAAAGTCATACCTTGTTCGTCAGAAAGGACCTAAATTGAAGCACAAGCCGCCGTTTCCTGGCCCTCTCGCTCGTGGAACTCGAGCGAGATCCCTTCCTCTTGGTCCCCTTCCGCAGCCCACCACCGCGGCCGCCGTCTACCGCAACCTCTCCGCCCTTGGCGCCAGCCAAAAGCCGGGCCTGACCCGCCGCGAGCTCGTGATGCCACCACCGTGACAGCGGCTTCGGGTCCATCGGCGGgaaccgcggcggcggcggttcccCCTCCCCTTCGCTGCAGCCGCCGCCGACGAACGGGTAGCACTCGGCCGCGTCGACGGCTCGCATCCTCATGGCGTAACCCCTGCGCCATTCAGTCCAACAGGTCAGCCGCGTAAGCTCGGGAACACCCCCGCTCGCGTCAGAACACAGCCATGCCAAACGGTCAAGACGAAGCAGAAGCTCGAGCCGGGAAAGACGGAGAAGGACGCGCGCGCTTACCGTATGGAGAATGGCTCAGCGGCAGCGGGCTTGGCCATCCTGGCTTCCTCTCACCCGTGGCGCAGGCGCGCTCCGCCAGCGAGAGACGGGGATGGGGGGGTTGAGACTCAGAGGAGGGGGAGAGCAGTTCGAGCTGAGAAATGAGACGGGCGAGCGAAGGGAAGGGCGGAGAAGACTAGAGGAGGCGGcgaaaaaacaacaacaaaaagcGAGAGTCAAGAGAGAGCAGGGCGTGGGAGTGGGACAGAGGTGCAGCCAGTGAGGGATGAGGGAGTGGGTCCCGGCGCGCGGCGGATTGGACGTCAGGGTTCACCGGGTTCACCGGGTCGCCTGCTTTCAATTACTGCCCTGCCTCGTGAACCGCGCGTGTTCTTCTTTGGTGGGGCTTGCCGCGTCGTGTACGCTGCGCGCTGTGGTgccgcggcggtggcggtggtgggcgGTGGGCTGGGGAACCCAGGGGACCCGTCGACCCGACCGTGTGCGCAGGCGGCCTTGCCCCGCGGGGGCGTCCCGCGTCCGCGTTTCGGGCTTTCGGCTGCCCGAGCGACCGACTCGTGTCAACCTGCTCGGCATGATATGTAATTTTTCAAAGCGGGGATTTTCCATTCCCATTAATAAGTAACGGAAAATACAGCAGAGTTTTAGGTATAGCTCCGGAAGCAAAAAAAAAACGGCCAGAACAAGCCACCAACGCTAGAAAACAGAGAAAAGAGCGGCCAGAACAAGCCAACGACAAAACAGAAAAGAAAGGGGCACCAGTTTCTACAGGCTACCAAGTACCAAGCCACTGCTTTGAAACTACCGACCAGCACGCTAATGACAAACAGACTGCTGACTTACTGAGCATATAACAACACAAAAACAATCGCGGCTCTCAACTGGCCGGCTCTTGATAAGCATCACCGTCCTTCCTAGCATCTTGAATCAGGTTGGCAAActttcaccatgttcgcttgttggtttcagccaggcttattcaaccagccaatagtattttcctctcacaacaaactagcatcaaccagctcaaaccagcccagaaaccaaccaacgaacacgcCGTTTGTTTCTAGTCTTCCATATTGCCTGTTTGTTCCCTGCCTCCAGCCTGGCCAAGCTCCACGAGACCAAGTTAGACATGTTTGTTACCAGGATATGCCTTGTAGCCAGGCCCCCATAAGCCAAACTGGCCTGTTAACCAGGCTCCAGAAGAGCGTGGATGGGAGTCGTTTTTTTTCTGGAGCCAGGCTTGTGCTAGGTCCCGCAATTGTTCCCGTCACCTCCTCACGCACTGCGGCGGTCGTCCATGTCGTCTCTCTCACCACTGGTGAAAAAGCTCCCACTCTGCACGAGGCGGTGACGGCAGCGCAGCGGTTCCGGCGGTGGCCTGCACCTTGTCCTCATGCGCGGCGGCGGCTCTTGTGTAGCTGGCGACGCGGCTCGTGGAGCAGCCGTGGTGTCTCACGCGGCAGCGGTGCTCGGGCAGCTGGGGCACGCGGCGGAATGAGGAGGCGGCGCGGCACACGGTCTCGAAGCAGGGCCGGCTTTCTCGTCAAGCTCGGAGCGCTGGACGCTGCCATGGTGGCTACGCCCGTTGCTAGTGGCCGTCCGCGCCGCCAAGGGTGCAGGTGACAGCTAGGGCCTGTCGCAGCTGACCTCTTCTGCTCGCTCGTCTGTCCTCTGCGCCCCATCCCAATACCAAGCAGCTACAGAGTTGCAGCCGTTAGCCTGCAAATCTCGCAGTTGTCTGGGGGAGGCATGGCACAAGACTGAACTGCatgctaaaaaaaaaaaaagagaggactCTGTCCAAATCAAACCAGCcaaccaaggccttgtttagattgcgaaaaaatttcaacccgatgaatagtatcactttcgtcttatttgacaaatattgtccaatcgtggaccaactaggctcaaaagattcatctcgtgatttccaactaaactgtgtaattagttattttttttacctatatttaatactccatgcaagcggctaaaaattgatgtgatggagagagagtgaaaaaacttggaatttggatgacatctaaacaaggcccaaataTAACTAGATGTTTACCTGGCTTAGAAGTGTAGACAACTAAACAAGTCCATCTTGTCTCACCGGAGGCAGACTGAGGCTAGCCTGACTACTTATTTCCTAGCCAGGCTAGAAAGAAGTCAGGTAACCAAGCACGCCCTAAATGGCCACAATGCCTACACCAAAGATTTTCCCCCCACTTGGTATCCATTTCTGACACCATTTCCAGCATCGTCGGGGGAAGAAGGGATGTCAGTGGCCCCCAAACACATAGCAAAGGTAGCCCAAATCATGTTaggttgtgtttggttgtctctcctaaactttagtcgttgtcccatcgaatgtttggacacatgcatgaagtattaaatatagactaattacgaaactaattacatagtttacgactaatttgcgagacgaatcttttaagcgtaattaggccatgattttacaagtggtgctacagtaaatgtatgctaatgacggattaattaggcttaaaaatcatCTCTTGGAGTACTGacagattatgtaatttatttttttattagtatccgaacaccccatgtaacattctcccgacacacctcctaaattttagtcatcggATCCGAGCACCACCTTAGCATTACAACAGGAAAAGAGCAAGTGTTGCATACATTCATCTTGATCACAAAAGTAGCAGGAAGGGTCTTCCATTGCCTTTTGATCATGGCAAAAAGTAGACTCTAGCGATGGTTTAACGATGAAAAAAATGGACCATTTGAGTTCACGAAGTTTATTCCGCGACCAGTCGTGCTCCATCGCTGCCGCGCGACTCCTCTGCGGAGTCAGCCTCTCTTCTTCGCCATCTCTGAGGAGGCCATGGGCGGAGCTACATGCAGACCAAAGAGGACCATGTCCCCTCCTTGCTGATTGAAAATTCCATCAAATAGCTATTAAACTGATGATTAAAATTAATAAGTATACATATTAAATAAGAAATTAGTGCTGATGGTCCCCTTTTGTTTCATCATCAAGTTCCACCACCGGTGGAGGCAAGATGGCCCGACGACGGGGCGGGCGACAGAGAAGACGACCGGGCAGGAACAACCATGCCCATAGCGACGGGGGATGGGTAGGAGGGCCGTGGCCTCGGAGCCTCAGCGAGACTCTACCACGTCGCGACGAGGCggtgggcagcggcggcgggagGTCACGCGCTCACAAATAGCGTGACTCGTCGTGCAATATCTGCGTCCATTCGAGTTGCCTGGGAAGAGTTTATTTTCTCCTCTCCAGTCAATATGGTGTTTGAATCTTTATGAACGTGATTGTAAATCACACAAAGGTTTATACAAGTCAAGTTCGTGGGCGTTGAAAAAGGATCAAATGAACCATGCGAGGACAAGATGTTTGAATTTTGTGACATGCCTGGAATTTTTAGAACATTTTCCCCTTCAAAACTTAGACAGCATGTCACTTAAATGGCCTTGTTAAAAAATGGAAAGATAACCGGTCACAACGAAGAAAACCGGCAGCTCACGGGAAGGGCGCGTGGCGCTTCATCTCGGCCGGGACGACGTCTACCGCGAACCCCTTGCGGTGCAGCCGCCAGTAGTCGGCGTTCGGGttgatccactccggctcgtccatCTCCACCCTGGCCGCCTTGAGCCCCCCCGCCGAGCTGTCGACCCCGTACCTCTCGTCACGGCGGCGCACCAGCTCGGCGCGCGCGCGGCCAGGCTCGGCGGCCTGCGGCGACACCATGAGCGCCGGCACGCCGAGGGGCAGCGCGTCGCCGCGGTCCACCTGCCAGGTGCACCAGAACTTGCCGTACGTCTTGGCGAGGCTCGCCATCTCCGAGCTCTGCAGTGCCTCCGGCACGGCCACGTCGGTCCACAGCCCGGCCTTCACCTCGTACGCGTGCGAGTGCCACAGCCTCTGCTCGTCCGGCGGCAGGCCCTCGAAGATGGTGTCCGAGACGATGTACTCCACGCCTGCATCACAACTGTAATCTTTGTAACGGTGCGGCGTGCAGCGGTGCAGGCGCAgcggagaagaagaggaggcgGCAGGCGCGTACCGATGAGGCGGGCCGAGGGCTTGTCGGAGTCGTAGACGGCGCACTGGAGCACGTCCTGATTGAGCCGGGAGACGAAGTGGTGGACCTCCATCTGCCGGTGCAAGTCGTGGGCGTACAGCGCGATGCTGCACGCGTGCTGCTTCATCTGCCGCACCGGCTTCAGCGCCTGCACCAGCTGCGCGCCCATGTCCAGGACCTGCGAGGACACCGCCGTTGGCCTGCCCGGCGGCGAGGGCTCGTCGGGGCCCGACGCGGGCGTGGCGGCTGGATTTTGATCGCTAGAGGACATTTTGCTTCGTCCCAAACCGACTTCAGATCGCACGAGACACTGCGTGGTGCCTGGTGCGTGATGGTTTTTATCAATCATGTCGGGCTCGCGGCTCATGAGTCATGAGCCAGCC
Coding sequences within:
- the LOC136452900 gene encoding GDSL esterase/lipase At5g45670-like, with amino-acid sequence MEVRPTRRLLCLVAVVSWALAVARCAPQVPCYFIFGDSLVDNGNNNYLLSMARANYPPYGIDFAGGPSGRFTNGLTTVDVIARLLGFDNFIPPFAATSGDQLLGGANFASAAAGIRAETGQQLGGRIPFAGQVQNYQTAVQTLVSILGDQDTASDHLSQCIFSIGMGSNDYLNNYFMPAFYNTGSRYTPEQFADSLIADYRRHLQTLYRYGARKVVMIGVGQVGCAPNELARYRADGVTCVGHIDDAIQMFNRRLVGLVDEFNALPGAHFTFINAYNIFDDILANAASYGFTVTNAGCCGVGRNNGQVTCLPYQAPCANRDQHIFWDAFHPSEAANIIVGRRSYRAESPNDVYPMDISTLASI
- the LOC136450407 gene encoding HVA22-like protein f isoform X2 yields the protein MGVLGTLARNLDALVGPGIMLLYPLYASMRAIESPSSLDDQQWLTYWVLYSLITLFELSCWKVLQWFPLWPYMKLLFCCWLVLPIFNGAAYIYETHVRRYFKIGNYVNPNYNERQRRVLQMMSLDARKSVERFIETHGPDALDKIIRAAEEEAKRT
- the LOC136450407 gene encoding uncharacterized protein isoform X1; the protein is MAKPAAAEPFSIRGYAMRMRAVDAAECYPFVGGGCSEGEGEPPPPRFPPMDPKPLSRWWHHELAAGQARLLAGAKGGEVAVDGGRGGGLRKGTKRKGSRSSSTSERARKRRLVLQFRSFLTNKERTAKPQSTSRLHEHKLHIALRRKHKSSTVHTSTELELRKKLEEARDRMPTHENSVNKRNKERTDPSSEMNSDLLGIKEVSSVNKQVIEVNGSTNNPTNTGYEMVKTSTGLKDDIFGDLPLLELESSKIMFRTGVHELPTVIEESFITNQTEADSIPEAVPLELIDASDITAQTPSPLEDLAKSEDTEPACISHNDVAGSHPSTVGIDGLPNHKNINMVKPGLGDMQLKFTDVSALGSHSVLRSKCGSGNPLQGCFDVNKNCSQEIKKHGTNSTSSPPAMRTRAEETKYKDAPVKGKKSTEITAVVALPVPANQLSYQASVLPSAVSHTVFSTRVDSNDMSSFRSMPAKECVPTTRPGNFRTNVCHGSRKHVDSCAALSTDNQGSSLSKLHPICSPANIGMAFMKLPGLERMEISNCNVKIGENRFSNAESMNAVRYQKQQLLSGMTYVMQGQKQIGRSSSQVGKPALDGYGGPGDHHLQQPTVRLMGKTVSVCLHSKDHNVSTMDQVSPDNVAIETSRLSTISCQLPQKRSFPCQDSVTPRVHLNNSSDFLARIPNNSVPGQNTTFSGLHNQRPQPINSAPTVKDCTWNFGNQFVRQAEFNKAAVVCTNSQTRHLELHQPPHLISIPQNQQSHLWTHAAHMSRKDQCFVDPAANQSSLVPKSLLNASMKEKYQKSSLLSYDDPSSMPIRQPYQIPGAESSSAPAISFFEYGVNNCLSRSSSPGLSLSLATGLANESVSTGRAACAGSLSNADGRKVASFAEPISNRPAYADIVSQQPAKPISNRTAYVTDNVSQKPAKRQLDTDTQDFMSMGPNFVNHSPGWSLSDAVGPQVLDFSKRIARDAVQTSRNESNNPRASSGPVPPIQTWSSPGLVAGANTMSKHF
- the LOC136452901 gene encoding oil body-associated protein 2B; its protein translation is MSREPDMIDKNHHAPGTTQCLVRSEVGLGRSKMSSSDQNPAATPASGPDEPSPPGRPTAVSSQVLDMGAQLVQALKPVRQMKQHACSIALYAHDLHRQMEVHHFVSRLNQDVLQCAVYDSDKPSARLIGVEYIVSDTIFEGLPPDEQRLWHSHAYEVKAGLWTDVAVPEALQSSEMASLAKTYGKFWCTWQVDRGDALPLGVPALMVSPQAAEPGRARAELVRRRDERYGVDSSAGGLKAARVEMDEPEWINPNADYWRLHRKGFAVDVVPAEMKRHAPFP